The proteins below come from a single Streptomyces tubercidicus genomic window:
- a CDS encoding MBL fold metallo-hydrolase, whose protein sequence is MDALTEITPTVWQLAFPIGHVYFVALPDDGYAVVDTGLPGSAPAVLGALDRLGGRPDQLRQIVLTHFHLDHMGAAADLVDATGARVLAGALDVPYIRGSAPEPAPAFTPGEQALYEGVMADIAAAGTPPLRPVEVDVALHEGDTLDGWPEPVRVLHVPGHTPGGIALHLPASRLLFPGDIIGTTPDGTRAVLGPGNLAREEAIASFRRLAALDELDTVCVPHGVPIRTGARDVLAAATPEQDWL, encoded by the coding sequence ATGGATGCGCTCACCGAGATCACCCCCACCGTCTGGCAACTCGCCTTCCCCATCGGGCACGTGTACTTCGTCGCCCTCCCCGACGACGGATACGCCGTGGTCGATACCGGCCTCCCCGGCTCGGCCCCCGCCGTCCTCGGCGCGCTGGACAGGCTCGGCGGCCGGCCGGACCAGTTACGGCAGATCGTCCTCACCCACTTCCACCTGGACCACATGGGCGCCGCCGCCGATCTGGTCGACGCCACCGGCGCCAGGGTGCTGGCCGGTGCCCTGGACGTCCCGTACATCCGCGGCAGCGCGCCCGAACCCGCGCCGGCGTTCACCCCCGGCGAGCAGGCGCTGTACGAAGGGGTCATGGCCGATATCGCGGCCGCCGGGACCCCGCCGCTGCGCCCCGTCGAGGTCGATGTCGCGCTGCACGAGGGGGACACCCTCGACGGCTGGCCGGAGCCGGTGCGGGTGCTGCACGTCCCCGGCCACACCCCCGGCGGGATCGCCCTGCACCTCCCCGCCAGCCGGCTGCTCTTCCCCGGCGACATCATCGGCACCACCCCCGACGGCACCCGTGCGGTCCTCGGCCCCGGCAACCTCGCACGCGAGGAGGCCATCGCCTCCTTCCGGCGGCTCGCCGCCCTCGATGAGCTGGACACGGTGTGCGTCCCGCACGGCGTCCCGATCCGCACCGGCGCACGCGACGTACTGGCCGCGGCCACTCCGGAGCAGGACTGGCTGTGA
- a CDS encoding sensor histidine kinase: protein MNPLPGPRRHVASQAGPTVLVLLLAGLETLAMAHQPARSHAVMGATALVVCLCTLPGTRIPLAVRAAAAALISLTGSALLIAGPRPPQVWGLGEGLALLLLLAAVIRRAPGRTAAVLGPLLGLACVLTPLRDLRPGVFTVVQAVLTVVVAAYSLTLRRQDAQRLRDLAAVRAAERLELARELHDLVAHHVTGIVVQARAARYTDLEGPPAGATFERIESAGSEALGAMRRLVRVLREDGARAHPLAGLAEVRAMADAFARTGPPVVLALETGAAHALPAEVGAAVHRIVREALTNVRKHAADATAVRIGLRSVPRGVELRVANDGGAPARLSEQARGGGFGLAGLTERAEAMGGRLSAGPAPEGGWELTAVLPLDGGATA from the coding sequence ATGAACCCCCTGCCGGGCCCGCGGCGGCACGTCGCGTCCCAGGCGGGACCGACGGTACTGGTGCTGCTCCTCGCCGGGCTGGAGACCCTCGCGATGGCCCACCAGCCCGCCCGGTCGCATGCCGTCATGGGGGCCACCGCCCTCGTGGTCTGTCTGTGCACCCTTCCCGGCACCCGGATCCCGCTGGCGGTCCGCGCCGCCGCCGCGGCCCTGATCTCCCTGACCGGCTCGGCGCTGCTGATCGCCGGACCGCGCCCGCCCCAGGTGTGGGGCCTGGGCGAGGGCCTCGCCCTGCTTCTGCTGCTCGCCGCCGTGATCCGCCGGGCGCCCGGCCGCACCGCCGCCGTCCTCGGCCCGCTGCTGGGCCTGGCCTGCGTCCTCACCCCGCTGCGGGACCTCCGGCCGGGCGTCTTCACGGTCGTCCAGGCGGTGCTCACCGTGGTCGTCGCCGCCTACTCCCTGACCCTGCGCCGCCAGGACGCCCAGCGGCTGCGCGACCTCGCCGCGGTCCGGGCCGCCGAGCGCCTGGAGCTGGCACGGGAGCTGCACGACCTGGTCGCCCACCACGTCACCGGCATCGTCGTCCAGGCCCGCGCCGCCCGCTACACCGACCTCGAAGGACCGCCGGCCGGCGCCACCTTCGAACGGATCGAGAGCGCCGGCAGCGAGGCGCTGGGCGCGATGCGCCGGCTGGTGCGGGTCCTGCGGGAGGACGGGGCGCGGGCCCACCCGCTCGCCGGGCTCGCCGAGGTCCGGGCGATGGCCGACGCCTTCGCCCGCACCGGCCCGCCGGTCGTCCTCGCCCTCGAAACCGGTGCGGCGCACGCGCTGCCCGCCGAGGTGGGCGCGGCGGTCCACCGCATCGTGCGCGAGGCGCTCACCAACGTACGCAAGCATGCCGCGGACGCCACGGCGGTACGCATCGGCCTGCGGTCCGTACCCCGCGGGGTGGAGCTGCGCGTCGCCAACGACGGCGGCGCCCCCGCCCGCCTCTCCGAACAGGCCCGCGGCGGAGGCTTCGGGCTGGCCGGGCTCACCGAACGGGCCGAGGCGATGGGCGGCCGGCTCAGCGCGGGCCCGGCGCCGGAGGGCGGCTGGGAGCTCACCGCCGTCCTGCCGCTGGACGGCGGGGCCACGGCCTGA
- a CDS encoding endo-alpha-N-acetylgalactosaminidase family protein translates to MNEQTGAPAGPSRRKVVAATALAGVAGTLPLTARTATAAPRPAEAVLRSDALEVRVDTAFPRIVSYTDRGTGAVLHGGSTPVTHVLLDGTAHTPHVTHRTRTGRATYTLGFDGGTRITVEIAVEGWRTTWRVTGIADTPALRVGTLEIPGLALIAVRSDQPGAGLLAARIALDKATSGDTLLRVTDDTPAEATPTGCAYAVVATGHLAAGIDTNTCYDRPTGATTWENGRLWRQTVRGDGYVTAQLGCGQWTHRAAGQPLDATDPLPYATVIVTRDRNGDGTADWQDGAIALRDLMVRPLGADTQHLRVIPHIPFNFASQATNPFLATLDHVKRIALATDGLRQFTLLKGYQSEGHDSAHPDYGGNYNQRAGGLADLNTLLRAGKKWHSDFAVHVNATESYPVAHAFSEQLVDKDDKQWDWLDQSYRIDARRDLVSGDIARRFDRLRKETDPALNTLYIDVFRESGWNSDRLQRHLRDQGWQITTEWGHGLERSALWSHWANETDYGPDTSRGINSQLIRFLHHHHKDVFADKWPTLLGNPRMGNFEGWVGKTDWHAFHTLIWTDALPAKYLQAYPIRTWGAHEITFEGPTRTSVSDTGSASVNSSKSGGGAQRSGTRRITTDGRLVYDGGSYLLPWEPRRATDPGKLYHYNPRGGTTSWALPRGWSAARAVYAYRLTDQGRTQETRIPVSGGRITLTARPGVAYVVHRTKAPAQGDPHWGEGTPLTDPGFHSGTLDGWQTTGPASVQLSKVGDYELVIGAGAAATVAQRLARLAPGSYAASVQIEVGATAGERRRAALEIRTADGVTATNWTDTSTAGNYVAADRKSGTRFQRLFTHFTVPEGGGPVTLTLTAEAGRARVRFDNVRVVPAQATTRKGALAYEDFEHVPQGWGVFVKGDAGGSTDPRTHIAQLHAPFTRRGWNGKAIDDVLDGGQSLKSRGENAGLVYRTVPHTVRFTPGRRYRVSFRYANEKAGQYAWVTAVDEPAPRELSRRPLPVANQPATCAYEFTAPDRGTAWVGLRKVGDDGTAEFVLDTFEVREV, encoded by the coding sequence GTGAATGAACAGACCGGAGCCCCGGCCGGGCCCAGCCGCCGAAAGGTCGTCGCCGCCACCGCGCTCGCCGGGGTCGCCGGCACCCTCCCGCTCACCGCGCGGACCGCCACCGCCGCACCGCGCCCGGCGGAGGCGGTACTGCGCTCCGACGCGCTGGAGGTCCGCGTCGACACCGCCTTCCCGCGCATCGTCTCCTACACCGACCGCGGCACCGGCGCCGTACTGCACGGCGGGTCCACCCCGGTCACCCACGTCCTCCTCGACGGCACCGCCCACACCCCGCACGTCACCCACCGCACCCGCACCGGCCGCGCCACCTACACCCTCGGCTTCGACGGCGGCACCAGGATCACCGTGGAGATCGCCGTCGAGGGATGGCGGACCACCTGGCGGGTCACCGGCATCGCCGACACCCCGGCACTGCGCGTCGGCACCCTGGAGATCCCCGGCCTCGCCCTGATCGCCGTCCGCAGCGACCAGCCCGGCGCCGGCCTGCTGGCCGCCCGGATCGCCCTCGACAAGGCCACCAGCGGCGACACCCTGCTACGGGTCACCGACGACACCCCCGCCGAGGCCACCCCCACCGGATGCGCCTACGCCGTCGTCGCCACCGGCCACCTGGCCGCCGGTATCGACACCAACACCTGCTACGACCGGCCCACCGGCGCCACCACATGGGAGAACGGCCGACTGTGGCGGCAGACCGTCCGGGGCGACGGCTATGTCACCGCACAGCTGGGCTGCGGCCAGTGGACCCACCGGGCGGCCGGCCAGCCCCTGGACGCCACCGACCCGCTGCCGTACGCGACCGTCATCGTCACCCGCGACCGCAACGGCGACGGCACCGCCGACTGGCAGGACGGCGCCATCGCACTGCGCGACCTCATGGTGCGGCCGCTCGGCGCCGACACACAGCATCTGCGGGTCATCCCGCACATCCCGTTCAACTTCGCCAGCCAGGCCACCAACCCGTTCCTGGCCACCCTCGACCACGTCAAGCGGATCGCGCTGGCCACCGACGGGCTGCGGCAGTTCACCCTCCTCAAGGGCTACCAGTCCGAGGGCCACGACTCCGCCCACCCCGACTACGGCGGCAACTACAACCAGCGGGCCGGCGGCCTCGCCGACCTCAACACCCTCCTGCGCGCCGGAAAGAAGTGGCACAGCGACTTCGCGGTGCACGTCAACGCCACCGAGTCCTACCCCGTCGCGCACGCCTTCTCCGAGCAGCTCGTCGACAAGGACGACAAGCAGTGGGACTGGCTGGACCAGTCCTACCGCATCGACGCCCGCCGCGATCTGGTCTCCGGCGACATCGCCCGGCGCTTCGACCGGCTGCGCAAGGAGACCGACCCCGCCCTGAACACCCTCTACATCGATGTCTTCCGCGAATCCGGCTGGAACTCCGACCGGCTCCAGCGCCATCTGCGCGACCAGGGCTGGCAGATCACCACCGAATGGGGCCACGGCCTGGAGCGCTCCGCCCTGTGGTCGCACTGGGCGAACGAGACCGACTACGGCCCCGACACCTCCCGCGGCATCAACTCCCAGCTGATCCGCTTCCTGCACCACCACCACAAGGACGTCTTCGCCGACAAGTGGCCCACGCTGCTCGGCAACCCCCGGATGGGCAACTTCGAGGGCTGGGTCGGCAAGACCGACTGGCACGCCTTCCACACGCTCATCTGGACCGACGCGCTGCCCGCCAAATACCTCCAGGCGTACCCGATCAGGACCTGGGGCGCGCACGAGATCACCTTCGAGGGCCCCACCAGAACCTCGGTCAGCGATACGGGCTCCGCTTCCGTGAACTCTTCGAAGAGCGGAGGCGGAGCGCAGCGGAGCGGCACCCGCCGGATCACCACCGACGGCCGCCTCGTCTACGACGGCGGCAGCTATCTGCTCCCCTGGGAGCCCCGCCGGGCCACCGATCCCGGCAAGCTCTACCACTACAACCCCCGTGGCGGCACCACGAGTTGGGCGCTGCCCCGGGGCTGGTCGGCCGCCCGCGCCGTCTACGCCTACCGGCTCACCGACCAGGGCCGCACCCAGGAGACCCGGATCCCCGTCAGCGGCGGCAGGATCACCCTCACCGCGCGGCCCGGCGTGGCCTACGTGGTCCACCGCACCAAGGCCCCCGCGCAGGGCGACCCCCACTGGGGCGAGGGAACCCCGCTGACCGACCCCGGATTCCACTCCGGAACCCTGGACGGCTGGCAGACCACCGGCCCGGCCTCCGTCCAGCTCAGCAAGGTGGGCGACTACGAACTGGTCATCGGCGCGGGCGCCGCCGCCACCGTCGCCCAGCGACTCGCCCGGCTCGCCCCCGGCAGCTACGCCGCCTCCGTACAGATCGAGGTCGGCGCCACGGCGGGCGAACGGCGCCGGGCCGCTCTGGAGATCCGCACCGCCGACGGCGTCACCGCCACCAACTGGACGGACACCTCCACGGCCGGCAACTACGTGGCGGCGGACCGCAAATCCGGCACCCGCTTCCAGCGCCTCTTCACCCACTTCACGGTCCCGGAGGGCGGCGGCCCGGTCACCCTCACCCTGACCGCGGAGGCGGGCCGGGCCAGGGTGCGGTTCGACAACGTCCGGGTCGTGCCCGCCCAGGCCACCACCAGGAAAGGCGCGTTGGCCTACGAGGACTTCGAGCACGTCCCCCAGGGCTGGGGCGTCTTCGTCAAGGGCGACGCGGGCGGCAGCACCGACCCGCGCACCCATATCGCCCAGCTGCACGCCCCGTTCACCCGGCGCGGCTGGAACGGCAAGGCGATCGACGACGTCCTGGACGGCGGCCAGTCGCTCAAGTCACGCGGTGAGAACGCCGGGCTGGTCTACCGGACCGTCCCGCACACCGTCCGCTTCACCCCCGGCCGCCGCTACCGGGTCAGCTTCCGCTACGCCAACGAGAAGGCCGGCCAGTACGCCTGGGTCACCGCCGTCGACGAACCGGCGCCCCGCGAGCTGAGCCGCCGTCCGCTCCCGGTGGCGAACCAGCCGGCCACCTGCGCCTATGAGTTCACCGCCCCGGACCGGGGCACGGCATGGGTGGGGCTGCGCAAAGTGGGCGACGACGGGACGGCGGAGTTCGTCCTGGACACGTTCGAGGTGCGCGAGGTGTAG
- a CDS encoding ArsR/SmtB family transcription factor produces the protein MKRWDADQESVAETPDLAALAALLADRTRAAICMALLDGGTWTAGELAEYAAVAPSTTTEHLNLLVAGGLLAEERQGRRRYVRLAGPDTAETLENLAGLAPYRQVPIRSLAEANHRRALHHARTCYDHIAGALGVAIADAMSERGLLARDYGPVLTAAGADWLAALGIPDAAPPAAHRAHVRTCLDWTVRRHHLSGAVGAALYRHALEHAWLVKAVTTRILTLTAAGRAAFRTQLGLPDEALFPSLTLPAPGG, from the coding sequence ATGAAACGATGGGACGCCGATCAGGAAAGCGTCGCGGAGACCCCCGATCTGGCCGCCCTCGCGGCGCTGCTCGCGGACCGCACCCGTGCCGCGATCTGCATGGCCCTGCTCGACGGCGGCACCTGGACCGCGGGCGAACTGGCCGAGTACGCCGCGGTGGCGCCGTCCACCACCACCGAACACCTCAACCTCCTGGTCGCCGGCGGACTGCTCGCCGAGGAGCGCCAGGGGCGGCGGCGCTACGTACGGCTGGCCGGGCCGGACACCGCCGAGACCCTGGAGAACCTCGCCGGCCTCGCCCCCTACCGCCAGGTCCCGATCCGCTCCCTGGCCGAGGCCAACCACCGCCGCGCCCTGCACCACGCCCGGACCTGCTACGACCACATCGCCGGCGCCCTCGGCGTCGCCATCGCCGACGCCATGTCCGAACGCGGCCTGCTGGCCCGGGACTACGGCCCGGTACTGACCGCCGCCGGCGCCGACTGGCTCGCCGCCCTCGGCATCCCCGACGCCGCACCCCCGGCCGCCCATCGGGCCCATGTCCGCACCTGTCTCGACTGGACGGTGCGCCGCCATCACCTCTCCGGCGCCGTCGGCGCCGCCCTCTACCGCCACGCCCTGGAACACGCCTGGCTGGTCAAGGCCGTCACCACCCGCATCCTCACACTCACCGCGGCGGGCCGCGCCGCCTTCCGCACCCAACTCGGCCTGCCGGACGAGGCACTCTTCCCGTCCCTCACACTTCCGGCGCCGGGCGGCTGA
- a CDS encoding SDR family NAD(P)-dependent oxidoreductase — MSRTILVTGGGTGIGRAVAQHFADRGDDVIVTGRRLAPLEETAAGRETIRPLVCDHTDPASLTELLARLPERIDVLVNNAGGNTDLDADVATDLASYARGFRANLDANLVGAALTTRAVDGRLAAGGAVVQLGSIAADQGSGGAYGAAKAGLASWNIGLSRELGPRGITANVVSPGYIAGTDFFRDQLTDERRDQLVAASATGRPGSPDDIAGTVAFLASPAARHITGQVLNVNGGTCGTR, encoded by the coding sequence ATGTCACGCACCATCCTGGTCACCGGCGGCGGAACCGGCATCGGACGCGCCGTCGCCCAGCACTTCGCCGACCGCGGCGACGACGTCATCGTCACCGGCCGGCGCCTGGCACCCCTGGAGGAGACCGCGGCCGGCCGGGAGACCATCCGCCCGCTGGTGTGCGACCACACCGACCCCGCCTCGCTCACCGAGCTGCTCGCCCGGCTCCCCGAGCGGATCGATGTGCTGGTCAACAACGCCGGCGGCAACACCGACCTCGACGCGGACGTGGCCACCGATCTGGCGTCCTACGCCCGGGGCTTCCGCGCCAACCTCGATGCGAACCTGGTCGGCGCCGCGCTGACCACCAGGGCGGTGGACGGCCGGCTGGCGGCCGGTGGCGCGGTCGTCCAGCTCGGATCGATCGCCGCGGACCAGGGCTCCGGTGGTGCCTACGGAGCGGCCAAGGCCGGGCTCGCCTCCTGGAACATCGGGCTGTCCCGGGAGCTCGGCCCCCGCGGCATCACCGCCAATGTCGTCTCGCCCGGCTATATCGCCGGGACCGACTTCTTCCGCGACCAGCTCACCGACGAGCGCCGCGACCAGCTGGTGGCGGCCTCCGCGACGGGCCGCCCCGGGTCCCCGGACGACATCGCGGGGACCGTGGCCTTCCTGGCCTCACCGGCGGCCCGGCATATCACCGGCCAGGTGCTGAACGTCAACGGCGGTACTTGCGGCACCCGTTGA
- a CDS encoding glutamate synthase subunit beta, with amino-acid sequence MADPKGFLNHEREVAKTRPVEERVKDWNEVYQPGSLLPIISKQASRCMDCGIPFCHNGCPLGNLIPEWNDYAYREDWTEASERLHATNNFPEFTGRLCPAPCEAACVLGINQPPVTIKNVEVSIIDKAWDNGDVTPQPPERLSGKTVAVIGSGPAGLAAAQQLTRAGHTVAVYERADRIGGLLRYGIPEFKMEKRHINRRIEQMRAEGTKFRTEVEIGRDLDAKKLRKRYDAVVIAAGATTSRDLPVPGRELNGIHFAMEYLPLANKVQEGDLTVAPISAEGKHVVVIGGGDTGADCVGTAHRQGAASVTQLEIMGKPGDERNPNQPWPTFPMLYKVTSAHEEGGERIYSVSTTHFEGDEDGNVQWLHLTEVEFKDGRPEPQPGTERKIPAQLVTLAMGFTGTDRENGLVEQFGLELDERGNVARDADFATNVPGVYVAGDAGRGQSLIVWAIAEGRSAAKGVDRFLTGASALPAPIKPTDRALTV; translated from the coding sequence ATGGCTGACCCCAAGGGCTTCCTGAACCACGAGCGCGAGGTCGCCAAGACCCGCCCCGTCGAGGAGCGCGTCAAGGACTGGAACGAGGTCTACCAGCCCGGCTCCCTGCTGCCGATCATCAGCAAGCAGGCGTCGCGCTGTATGGACTGCGGTATCCCGTTCTGCCACAACGGCTGCCCGCTCGGAAACCTCATCCCCGAGTGGAACGACTACGCCTACCGCGAGGACTGGACCGAGGCCAGCGAGCGGCTGCACGCGACCAACAACTTCCCGGAGTTCACCGGCCGCCTCTGCCCCGCGCCCTGTGAGGCCGCCTGTGTGCTGGGCATCAACCAGCCGCCGGTGACCATCAAGAACGTCGAGGTCTCCATCATCGACAAGGCGTGGGACAACGGCGACGTCACCCCGCAGCCGCCCGAGCGCCTCTCCGGCAAGACCGTCGCCGTCATCGGCTCGGGCCCCGCGGGCCTGGCCGCCGCCCAGCAGCTGACCCGGGCCGGCCACACCGTCGCCGTCTACGAGCGCGCGGACCGTATCGGTGGTCTCCTCCGCTACGGCATCCCCGAGTTCAAGATGGAGAAGCGCCACATCAACCGCCGCATCGAGCAGATGCGCGCGGAGGGCACCAAGTTCCGTACGGAGGTGGAGATCGGCCGCGACCTGGACGCGAAGAAGCTGCGCAAGCGCTACGACGCCGTCGTCATCGCCGCCGGTGCCACCACCTCCCGCGACCTGCCGGTGCCCGGCCGTGAGCTGAACGGCATCCACTTCGCTATGGAGTACCTCCCGCTCGCCAACAAGGTGCAGGAGGGCGACCTGACCGTCGCCCCGATCAGCGCCGAGGGCAAGCACGTCGTGGTCATCGGCGGCGGCGACACCGGCGCGGACTGCGTCGGCACCGCCCACCGCCAGGGCGCGGCCTCCGTCACCCAGCTGGAGATCATGGGCAAGCCGGGCGACGAGCGGAACCCCAACCAGCCCTGGCCGACCTTCCCGATGCTCTACAAGGTCACCTCCGCGCACGAGGAGGGCGGCGAGCGGATCTACTCCGTCTCCACCACCCACTTCGAGGGCGACGAGGACGGCAACGTCCAGTGGCTGCACCTGACCGAGGTGGAGTTCAAGGACGGCCGCCCCGAGCCCCAGCCCGGCACCGAGCGGAAGATCCCGGCCCAGCTGGTCACCCTCGCGATGGGCTTCACCGGCACCGACCGGGAGAACGGCCTGGTCGAGCAGTTCGGCCTGGAGCTCGACGAGCGCGGCAACGTCGCCCGCGACGCGGACTTCGCCACCAACGTCCCCGGCGTGTACGTCGCCGGTGACGCGGGCCGCGGCCAGTCGCTGATCGTGTGGGCCATCGCCGAGGGCCGCTCCGCCGCCAAGGGCGTGGACCGCTTCCTGACCGGAGCCAGCGCCCTGCCGGCTCCCATCAAGCCGACGGACCGGGCACTCACCGTGTGA
- a CDS encoding MarR family winged helix-turn-helix transcriptional regulator: MARDSEAQDHHGRASSYPVEEIAAAWERERPGTPVSSIGIVTPIWQLAKLLGDDRRRVLTRAGVDPATLDLLSVLRRSGAPYTLTTRELGRRSMVTAGAVSQRVARAEREGLVTRRPGEGRPRTVLVELTPAGHELVEATVGQVLHREAELIDGLTPEQQKQLAGLLRILLQDTQRKLGDDRISQVGDV, from the coding sequence GTGGCAAGAGATTCCGAGGCACAGGACCACCACGGGCGTGCCTCGTCGTACCCCGTGGAGGAGATCGCGGCCGCCTGGGAGCGCGAGCGCCCCGGCACACCGGTCTCCTCGATCGGGATCGTAACGCCGATCTGGCAGCTGGCGAAGCTGCTGGGTGACGACCGGCGCCGGGTACTGACCCGCGCCGGGGTGGACCCGGCCACGCTCGATCTGCTCAGTGTGCTGCGCCGCAGCGGCGCGCCCTACACCCTGACCACCCGTGAGCTCGGCCGTCGCTCCATGGTCACCGCGGGCGCGGTCTCCCAGCGGGTGGCCCGCGCCGAGCGTGAGGGGCTGGTGACCCGCCGGCCCGGCGAGGGCCGTCCGCGCACGGTCCTGGTCGAGCTGACCCCGGCGGGCCATGAGCTGGTCGAGGCCACCGTCGGCCAAGTACTGCACCGCGAGGCGGAGTTGATCGACGGCCTGACCCCCGAGCAGCAGAAGCAGCTCGCCGGTCTGCTGCGGATCCTGCTCCAGGACACCCAGCGCAAGCTCGGCGACGACCGGATCAGCCAGGTCGGTGACGTCTGA
- a CDS encoding alpha/beta fold hydrolase gives MQLNTHEWGTGERVAVLVHGLMSDHRTWHRVGPALAERGYRVLAVDLRGHGRSPRGEYGTELFAEDLVETLPAAPEVAIGHSLGGLALSLAVERLQPRRAVYCDPAWSLARPGQSADPALFIAFKRADRAMLRTFNPRWCDADIDLELATVADWDTGTALALSAVHRQDHMPEKPVVPSLVQFAGEGFLYSEQVAAELTERGFEVRTVPRTGHTIHRDDFDGFMAGLEGWV, from the coding sequence ATGCAGCTGAACACCCACGAATGGGGCACCGGCGAGCGGGTGGCGGTGCTGGTCCACGGTCTGATGTCCGATCACCGCACCTGGCACCGCGTCGGTCCGGCGCTCGCCGAGCGCGGCTACCGGGTGCTGGCCGTCGATCTGCGCGGCCACGGCCGCAGCCCGCGCGGGGAGTACGGCACCGAGCTGTTCGCCGAGGACCTCGTGGAGACCCTGCCGGCCGCCCCCGAGGTCGCCATCGGGCATTCGCTGGGCGGGCTGGCGCTGTCCCTGGCGGTGGAGCGGCTACAGCCACGGCGCGCGGTGTACTGCGATCCGGCCTGGTCGCTGGCCAGGCCGGGACAGTCCGCCGACCCGGCCCTGTTCATCGCGTTCAAGCGGGCCGACCGGGCGATGCTGCGGACCTTCAACCCGCGCTGGTGCGACGCCGACATCGACCTCGAACTGGCCACGGTCGCGGACTGGGACACCGGGACCGCCCTCGCGCTGTCCGCCGTCCATCGCCAGGACCACATGCCCGAGAAGCCGGTCGTACCGTCCCTGGTGCAGTTCGCGGGGGAGGGGTTCCTCTACTCCGAGCAGGTGGCGGCCGAGCTGACCGAGCGGGGCTTCGAGGTGCGGACGGTGCCCCGTACGGGCCACACCATCCACCGTGACGACTTCGACGGATTCATGGCGGGGCTGGAGGGGTGGGTCTAG
- a CDS encoding PPOX class F420-dependent oxidoreductase — protein MSPSTATTTRVDLPELLEFVRPRHRAILLTRRSDGTPQGSPLTCGVDDSGRLVMATYPERAKVRNARRVSSVSVIVLSDEWNGPWVQIDGEAQIIDTPDSIEPLVEYYRNIAGEHPDWDQYREAMRKQGKSLIRVTPLRWGPIATGGFPARLTEGNGK, from the coding sequence ATGAGCCCTTCCACCGCCACCACCACCCGTGTCGACCTGCCCGAGCTGCTGGAGTTCGTCCGCCCCCGGCACCGCGCGATCCTGCTCACCCGCCGTTCCGACGGCACCCCGCAGGGCTCGCCGCTGACCTGCGGGGTGGACGACTCCGGCCGGCTGGTGATGGCGACGTACCCGGAGCGCGCCAAGGTCCGTAACGCCCGCCGGGTCTCCTCGGTCAGCGTCATCGTGCTGTCCGACGAGTGGAACGGCCCCTGGGTCCAGATCGACGGCGAGGCCCAGATCATCGACACCCCGGACTCCATCGAGCCGCTCGTCGAGTACTACCGCAACATCGCCGGTGAGCACCCGGACTGGGACCAGTACCGCGAGGCGATGCGCAAGCAGGGCAAGTCACTGATCCGGGTGACCCCCTTGCGCTGGGGCCCGATCGCCACCGGCGGCTTCCCGGCCCGGCTGACGGAGGGCAACGGGAAGTAA
- a CDS encoding S1 family peptidase — MRSYRKHLKRATAVGAVALAAFSLQPGSASAAPAPEPSTKVVGGTKADQGEFPFMVRLSMGCGGALYAKDIVLTAAHCVDGSGDNTSITATAGVVDLEDSAAVKVNSTKVLQAPGYNGKGKDWALIKLAKPIDQPTLKIAEDDKLNSGDFTIAGWGADKEGGDQQRYLLKATVPFIDDAACQKAYGDQLTPGDEICAGKLDTGGVDTCQGDSGGPMFRKDDAGQWLQVGIVSWGEGCARPGKPGVYSEVSAFAANIKKAAGELGG, encoded by the coding sequence TTGCGCAGCTACCGGAAGCACCTCAAGAGAGCTACTGCCGTCGGCGCGGTCGCCCTGGCAGCCTTCAGCCTCCAGCCCGGCTCGGCCTCCGCCGCGCCCGCTCCCGAACCCTCCACCAAGGTCGTCGGCGGCACCAAGGCCGACCAGGGTGAATTCCCCTTCATGGTCCGGCTGTCGATGGGCTGCGGCGGCGCCCTCTACGCCAAGGACATCGTGCTCACCGCGGCGCACTGCGTCGACGGCAGCGGCGACAACACCTCCATCACCGCCACCGCCGGCGTCGTCGACCTGGAGGACTCCGCCGCCGTCAAGGTCAACTCCACCAAGGTCCTGCAGGCCCCCGGCTACAACGGCAAGGGCAAGGACTGGGCGCTGATCAAGCTCGCCAAGCCGATAGACCAGCCCACCCTGAAGATCGCCGAGGACGACAAGCTCAACAGCGGCGACTTCACCATCGCCGGCTGGGGCGCCGACAAGGAAGGCGGCGACCAGCAGCGCTACCTCCTCAAGGCGACCGTGCCGTTCATCGACGACGCCGCCTGCCAGAAGGCGTACGGGGACCAGCTGACGCCCGGCGACGAGATCTGCGCCGGCAAGCTCGACACCGGCGGCGTCGACACCTGCCAGGGCGACTCCGGCGGCCCGATGTTCCGCAAGGACGACGCCGGTCAGTGGCTCCAGGTCGGCATCGTCTCCTGGGGCGAGGGCTGCGCACGTCCGGGCAAGCCCGGTGTCTACAGCGAGGTGAGCGCCTTCGCCGCCAACATCAAGAAGGCCGCGGGCGAACTGGGCGGCTGA